A single Chloroflexia bacterium SDU3-3 DNA region contains:
- the hemL gene encoding glutamate-1-semialdehyde 2,1-aminomutase, with protein sequence MMGSISHSERLFEEAQQYIPGGVNSPVRAFRSVGGVPRFIDRGEGALLYDVDGNRFIDYVLSWGPLILGHAHPDVIAAISGQAVRGTSFGAPTALESELAELIVDAMPAVEMVRFVSSGTEATMSAIRLARAYTGREKIIKFAGCYHGHYDGLLVQAGSGVATLGLPDSPGVPAGVTASTLTAPFNDLNAVEDLLRQNPGQVALIAVEPVVGNMGFVPPLPGFLQGLRQLADQYGALLMLDEVMTGFRVAYGGAQGLFGIRPDLTCLGKVIGGGLPAAAYGGRREIMQMVAPAGPMYQAGTLSGNPLAMAAGITTLRAIRQPGVYERLGRLAQSLTSGLVRVAQDAGVPLQAGYAGSMWGLFFADQPVTDYTSAKRADTARYAAFFHGMLDRGIYLAPSQFEAAFLSVLHTEEMVMATVAAAEDTLRHIR encoded by the coding sequence ATGATGGGCTCAATATCGCATTCTGAGCGCCTCTTTGAGGAGGCGCAGCAGTATATCCCCGGCGGCGTGAATAGCCCCGTGCGGGCCTTTCGCAGCGTCGGCGGCGTGCCGCGCTTTATTGACCGTGGCGAGGGTGCGCTGCTCTACGACGTGGATGGCAACCGCTTCATCGACTACGTGCTCTCGTGGGGGCCGCTCATCCTGGGCCACGCCCACCCCGATGTGATCGCGGCGATCAGCGGCCAGGCCGTGCGCGGCACCTCGTTTGGCGCGCCCACCGCACTGGAGAGCGAGCTGGCCGAGCTGATCGTAGATGCCATGCCTGCGGTGGAGATGGTGCGCTTCGTGTCCTCGGGCACCGAGGCCACCATGAGCGCCATCCGGCTGGCCCGCGCCTACACGGGCCGCGAGAAGATCATCAAGTTTGCCGGGTGCTACCACGGCCACTACGACGGCCTGCTGGTGCAGGCGGGCAGCGGCGTGGCCACGCTGGGCCTGCCCGACAGCCCCGGCGTGCCCGCAGGCGTGACGGCCAGCACGTTGACCGCGCCGTTCAACGACCTGAACGCGGTGGAGGATCTGCTGCGCCAGAACCCTGGGCAGGTGGCGCTGATCGCGGTGGAGCCGGTGGTGGGCAACATGGGCTTTGTGCCGCCGCTGCCTGGCTTCCTCCAGGGCCTGCGCCAGCTGGCCGATCAGTATGGCGCGCTGCTGATGCTGGATGAGGTGATGACCGGCTTCCGCGTGGCCTACGGCGGCGCGCAGGGCCTGTTCGGCATACGGCCCGACCTGACCTGCCTAGGCAAGGTGATCGGCGGCGGCCTGCCTGCGGCGGCCTACGGCGGGCGGCGCGAGATCATGCAGATGGTCGCCCCGGCGGGGCCGATGTACCAGGCCGGCACGCTCTCGGGCAACCCGCTGGCCATGGCGGCGGGCATCACCACGCTGCGCGCCATCCGCCAGCCGGGCGTGTACGAGCGGCTGGGCCGCCTGGCTCAGAGCCTGACCAGCGGCCTAGTGCGCGTGGCGCAGGATGCGGGCGTGCCGCTCCAGGCGGGCTACGCTGGCTCCATGTGGGGCCTGTTCTTCGCCGACCAGCCCGTGACCGACTACACCAGCGCCAAGCGGGCCGACACCGCGCGCTACGCCGCCTTCTTCCACGGCATGCTCGACCGTGGCATCTATCTGGCCCCCTCGCAGTTCGAGGCCGCCTTCCTCTCGGTGCTGCACACCGAGGAGATGGTGATGGCCACCGTGGCGGCGGCGGAGGATACCCTGCGCCATATCCGCTAG
- the hemB gene encoding porphobilinogen synthase — translation MHLKNRPRRLRRTETLRRMVRETTLSVDNMIAPLFVAEGSGIARPISSMPGHAQLSVDRLEREIAELAELGIPAVLLFGIPAHKDALGSGAWDDAGPVPSAIRAIKRQAPDMVVVADVCLCEYTDHGHCGVLAPRPGMGDVLNDPTLELLARAAVAYAEAGADIVAPSAMMDGQVAAIRHGLDAAGLQDTPIMAYAAKFASAFYGPFREAAESTPQFGDRRAYQMDAANAREALREVALDVAEGADMLMVKPAGAYLDIIQAVRAQYQLPLAAYQVSGEFAMIKAAAQNGWIDERRAALESLIAIRRAGADQIITYFAKDAARWLAE, via the coding sequence ATGCATCTCAAGAATCGCCCCCGCCGCCTGCGCCGCACCGAGACCCTGCGCCGCATGGTGCGCGAGACCACGCTGAGCGTCGATAATATGATCGCCCCGCTGTTTGTGGCCGAGGGCAGCGGCATCGCCCGCCCGATCAGCTCGATGCCCGGCCACGCGCAGCTCTCGGTCGATCGCCTGGAGCGCGAGATCGCCGAGCTGGCCGAGCTGGGCATCCCCGCCGTGCTGCTGTTTGGCATCCCAGCCCATAAGGACGCCCTCGGCAGTGGCGCGTGGGACGATGCCGGCCCGGTGCCCAGCGCCATCCGCGCGATCAAGCGCCAGGCCCCCGACATGGTGGTGGTGGCCGACGTGTGCCTGTGCGAGTACACCGACCACGGCCACTGCGGCGTGCTGGCCCCGCGCCCCGGCATGGGCGACGTGCTGAACGACCCCACGCTGGAGCTGCTGGCCCGTGCCGCCGTGGCCTACGCCGAGGCCGGGGCCGACATTGTCGCGCCCAGCGCCATGATGGATGGCCAGGTCGCCGCCATCCGCCACGGGCTGGATGCGGCAGGCCTGCAGGACACACCGATCATGGCCTACGCCGCCAAGTTCGCCTCGGCCTTCTACGGCCCCTTCCGCGAGGCCGCCGAGAGCACGCCGCAGTTTGGCGACCGCCGCGCCTACCAGATGGACGCCGCGAACGCCCGCGAGGCGCTGCGCGAGGTGGCGCTGGATGTGGCCGAGGGTGCAGATATGCTGATGGTGAAGCCCGCCGGGGCCTACCTCGACATCATCCAGGCGGTGCGGGCGCAGTACCAGCTGCCGCTGGCCGCCTACCAGGTGAGCGGCGAGTTTGCCATGATCAAGGCCGCCGCCCAGAACGGCTGGATCGACGAGCGCCGCGCCGCGCTTGAGAGCCTGATCGCCATCCGCCGCGCCGGTGCCGACCAGATCATCACCTATTTTGCCAAGGATGCGGCCCGCTGGCTGGCCGAGTAG
- a CDS encoding uroporphyrinogen-III synthase, producing the protein MSSPLAGLRVVITRAEGQGESLAAQLAALGATPLLHPMIAFAPPLDPAPLDAVLADVRRYAWVVLTSPNAASALAHRLAALGVGAGALSDVRLAAVGPATAQVLAARGMRVALVPRRHIAEGLLEEIGEVAGERVLLPCADIARETLADGLRARGALVDAVVAYRTVPGQGAATLAPLLLAGQVDAITFTSSSTVRYMIEGLAQAGLTPADLPALLNPLALIFIGPATARTASDLGLAGITAQEYTSPGITAALLGWAAQRR; encoded by the coding sequence ATGTCTAGTCCGCTGGCCGGGCTGCGGGTGGTGATCACCCGCGCCGAGGGCCAGGGCGAGAGCCTGGCGGCCCAGCTGGCGGCGCTGGGGGCCACCCCGCTGCTCCACCCGATGATCGCCTTCGCGCCGCCGCTCGACCCCGCGCCGCTCGATGCGGTGCTGGCGGATGTGCGGCGCTACGCTTGGGTGGTGCTCACCAGCCCCAACGCTGCTAGCGCCCTTGCCCATAGGCTGGCTGCGCTGGGTGTGGGCGCGGGCGCGCTGTCGGATGTTCGGCTGGCGGCGGTCGGCCCGGCCACCGCCCAGGTCCTGGCGGCGCGCGGCATGCGGGTGGCGCTGGTGCCCCGTCGGCATATCGCCGAGGGCCTGCTGGAGGAGATCGGGGAAGTGGCCGGGGAGCGCGTGCTGCTGCCCTGCGCCGACATCGCCCGCGAGACGCTGGCCGACGGCCTGCGGGCCAGGGGCGCGCTGGTGGATGCGGTGGTGGCCTACCGCACCGTGCCCGGCCAGGGTGCGGCCACGCTGGCCCCGCTGCTGCTGGCTGGCCAGGTGGATGCGATTACCTTCACCAGCTCCTCCACCGTGCGCTATATGATCGAGGGCCTGGCCCAGGCGGGCCTGACGCCTGCCGACCTGCCCGCCCTGCTCAATCCGCTGGCCCTCATCTTTATCGGCCCGGCCACGGCGCGCACGGCCTCGGATCTTGGCCTCGCTGGCATCACCGCCCAGGAGTACACCTCGCCGGGCATCACCGCCGCGCTGCTGGGCTGGGCCGCGCAGCGCCGCTAG
- a CDS encoding TIGR04053 family radical SAM/SPASM domain-containing protein, translated as MRQHARRDYAQTPLNVYWEMTTACPLACRHCRAEAQAHADPRQLTTAEGRELIRQIAAFGDPRPQLILTGGDPMQRPDLDALIAEAHAHEISVSITPAASERLTRDVVVHLHDIGINALGLSLDGATAELHDAIRMIPGCFERTVNVARWANELGMPVQINTLVAAETLGDVPAIYDLLCEIGISRWSLFFLISVGRGKVLEALEPEQGEELMRWVDRTSRTAPFAMSTTEAPSFRRVAIQAMQEEGFTPEQIRRSHAYRSLRVRDGHGIMFVSHTGEICPAGFLPLPAGNVRTDTLADVYRRSPLFVDLHDPNRLKGKCGLCEYRAICGGSRSRAFALTGDPLAADPFCPYQPAAQPEELVNV; from the coding sequence CAGCACGCCCGGCGCGACTACGCCCAGACCCCGCTGAATGTCTACTGGGAGATGACCACGGCCTGCCCGCTGGCCTGCCGCCACTGCCGCGCCGAGGCCCAAGCCCACGCCGACCCGCGCCAGCTGACCACCGCCGAGGGCCGCGAGCTGATCCGCCAGATCGCCGCGTTTGGCGACCCACGCCCCCAGCTGATCCTCACCGGCGGCGACCCCATGCAGCGCCCCGACCTGGATGCGCTGATCGCCGAGGCCCACGCCCACGAGATCTCGGTCTCGATCACACCCGCCGCCAGCGAGCGCCTCACCCGCGATGTGGTGGTGCACCTGCACGATATCGGCATCAACGCGCTGGGCCTGAGCCTGGATGGCGCGACCGCCGAGCTTCACGACGCGATCCGCATGATCCCCGGCTGCTTCGAGCGCACGGTGAATGTGGCGCGCTGGGCCAACGAGCTGGGCATGCCGGTGCAGATCAACACGCTGGTGGCCGCCGAGACGCTGGGCGACGTGCCCGCGATCTACGACCTGCTGTGCGAGATCGGCATCAGCCGATGGAGCCTGTTTTTCCTGATCAGCGTGGGGCGCGGCAAGGTGCTGGAGGCGCTAGAGCCGGAGCAGGGCGAGGAGCTGATGCGCTGGGTCGACCGCACCAGCCGCACCGCGCCCTTCGCTATGTCCACCACCGAGGCCCCCTCGTTCCGCCGCGTGGCCATCCAGGCCATGCAGGAGGAGGGCTTCACCCCCGAGCAGATCCGGCGCTCGCACGCCTACCGCAGCCTGCGCGTGCGCGATGGCCACGGCATCATGTTCGTCTCGCACACCGGCGAGATCTGCCCGGCGGGCTTCCTGCCGCTTCCGGCGGGCAACGTGCGCACCGACACGCTGGCCGACGTGTACCGCCGCTCGCCGCTGTTTGTCGATCTGCACGACCCCAACAGGCTGAAGGGCAAGTGCGGCCTATGCGAGTACCGCGCGATCTGCGGCGGCTCGCGCTCGCGGGCCTTCGCGCTCACCGGCGACCCGCTGGCCGCCGACCCGTTCTGCCCCTACCAGCCCGCCGCGCAGCCCGAGGAGCTGGTGAATGTCTAG